From the genome of Paraburkholderia largidicola:
CGCACGCAGGAAATGCATCAGTTCGCCGAGTACGGCGTGGCCGCGCACTGGCGCTACAAGGAAGCGGGCACGCGCGGCTATGGCGGGCAATTCAGCGCTAGCGAGAAGTACGACGAGAAGATTGCGTGGCTGCGTCAGCTGCTGGCGTGGAAGGACGATGTGTCCGAAGGCAAGCCCGGTGAAAAGGGCGCTGCCCGGCCGTGGGAGCAGCTTCGCCAGGCGACGCTCGACGACGATCATATCTACACGCTCACGCCGCAGGCGCGCGTGATTCCGCTGCCGCAAGGCGCGACGCCGCTCGATTTCGCATATCACCTGCATAGCGAACTGGGGCATCGCTGCCGCGGCGCGCGCGTCGACGGGGCGATGGTACCGTTGAACACGCCGTTGCAGAACGGGCAGACGGTCGAGATCATCTCAGTGAAAGAGGGAGGTCCGTCGCGCGACTGGCTCAATCCGAATCTCGGCTATCTGCAAAGCAATCGCGCGCGCCAGAAGGTGCGCGCGTGGTTCAACGCAGTCGAAGTGCAGGAGAACATCGCGACCGGGCGCGCGATGGTCGAAAAGACCTTGCAGCGTGAAGGCAAGACGTCGGTCAATCTCGATCAGCTTGCTGCGAAGCTCGGCTTCAAGTCCACCGACGACCTGTTCTCGGTGGTCGGCAAGGAAGAGTTCAGCTTGCGGCTCGTCGAGCAGGCGCTGAACGATGCGCCACCCGCCGAGCCCGTCGTCGAAGCGCCCGAGCAGTTCGAGAAACGCAGCAGCGGCGCGAGCGTCGCGCATGGCGCGTCGACGGGTGTGCTGGTCGTCGGCGTCGATGCGTTGCTCACGCAACTCGCGCGCTGCTGTCGCCCGGCGCCGCCCGATGACATCGCGGGCTTCGTCACGCGCGGCAAGGGCATGTCGATACATCGCAGCGACTGCCCGACGTTCCTGCGCATGGCGGACCGTGCGCCGGAGCGCGTGCTGCAAACGGCCTGGTCCGCGGACGTGATGAGCGGGCGCGGCAAGTCGGTCTATCCCGTGGATCTCTCAATCGAAGCCACCGACCGGCAAGGTCTGCTGCGCGATATCTCCGAAGTCTTCGCCCGCGAGAAGATGAACGTGGTGGGCGTAAAGACGCAGTCGCGGCGCAATGCGGCGTTCATGCAGTTCACGGTCGAAGTGTCGAGCGCGGCACAAATCCAGCGAGCGTGCGCAATGTTGGGTGAAGTGGCGGGCGTCGTCAGCGCTACGCGCAAGTGACGGCGCTGGCCGTTCGCGAAGCGGGCATTGGGATTTTGATGTCGCTGCATAAAAACGCTTGCCAACTTTCTCTACGCTCCATATAATCTCGTTTCTCTAGGCTCGTAGCTCAGCTGGTTAGAGCACCACCTTGACATGGTGGGGGTCGTTGGTTCGAGTCCAATCGAGCCTACCAACGAATCCGAAACTTCGGCTTGCCGATGTTTCGCAAACGCAAGTAGCAATGAGCGCTTCGGCGTAAATGGCGAATCAAGCGAACATGGTTATGACACCGCGAACGTTGACCGGAACTGCTTCGGAGCGACGCTAGTCGAGGACCACTTTCGCCCTTGTTGTTTGCAGTAGTTTGCAGAAACGTGAATGCGGCCCCTCGAAAGCGGGGCCGCATTTTTTTTGTCGCGCTTTTTTGTCTTTAAGTCTTGTTGCCTGTGCCGCCGGCCGGCATTACGGAGAACGCAATGGTTTCGATACGACTGCCCGATGGTTCTGTTCGACAGTACGAGCATCCCGTGACCGTCGCCGAAGTGGCGGCCTCGATCGGCCCCGGTCTCGCGAAGGCGGCGCTCGGCGGCAAGATCGACGGTGAACTGGTCGATACGTCTGCGCTGATCGATCGCGATGTCTCGCTCGCGATCGTCACGGACAAGGACGCCGATGGCCTCGACATCATTCGCCACTCGACGGCGCATTTGCTCGCGTACGCGGTGAAGGACCTTTTTCCTGAAGCGCAGGTGACGATCGGGCCGGTGATCGACAACGGCTTCTACTACGACTTCTCGTATAGCCGTCCCTTCACGCCCGAAGATCTCGAGAAGATCGAAAAACGCATGCAGGAACTCGCGAAGAAGGATGAGCCGGTGTCGCGCCGCGTGGTGTCGCGCGATGAGGCCGTCGAGTACTTCAAGAGCATCGGTGAGAAGTACAAGGCCGAGATCATCGAATCGATTCCCGCCAGCGATGAAATCAAGCTGTACTCGCACGGTGGCTTTACGGATCTCTGCCGTGGCCCGCACGTTCCGTCGACGGGTAAGCTGAAGGTCTTCAAGCTGATGAAGCTCGCGGGCGCGTACTGGCGCGGCGACTCGAAGAACGAGCAGTTGCAGCGTATCTACGGCACGGCCTGGACGAAGAAGGAAGACCAGGACGCGTATCTGCACATGCTCGAAGAGGCGGAAAAACGCGATCACCGCAAGCTCGGCAAGCAGCTCGACCTGTTCCACATGCAGGACGAGTCGCCGGGCATGGTGTTCTGGCATCCGCGCGGCTGGACCTTGTGGCAGCAGGTCGAGCAGTACATGCGCCGTCGCGTGAACGACGCGGGCTACCTCGAGATCAAGACGCCGATGATCATGGACCGTTCGCTGTGGGAAGCGTCCGGTCACTGGCAGAACTATCGTGAAAACATGTTCACGACGGAGTCGGAAAAGCGCGACTACGCAATCAAGCCGATGAACTGCCCGGGTCACGTGCAGGTGTTCAATCACGGCCTGCGTTCGTACCGCGATCTGCCGCTGCGTTACGCGGAATTCGGCTCGTGCCATCGGAATGAGTCATCGGGCGCACTGCACGGCCTGATGCGCGTGCGCGGCTTCGTCCAGGACGATGCGCATATTTTCTGTACCGAAGACCAGTTCATCAGCGAATCGATCGCGTTCAATACGCTTGCGATGAGCGTTTATAAAGATTTCGGCTTCGACAACGTCGAAATCAAGCTGTCGCTGCGCCCCGATGCGCGCGCGGGTACGGATGAAACCTGGGATCGCGCCGAGCAGGGTCTGCGGGATGCGCTGACGGCCTGCGGCGTGAGCTGGGAAGAATTGCCCGGCGAGGGCGCGTTCTACGGTCCGAAGGTCGAATATCACATCAAGGATGCGCTCGGCCGTTCGTGGCAGTGCGGCACGCTCCAGCTCGACATGGTGCTGCCGGAGCGCCTCGGCGCCGAATACGTCGCCGAGGACAACAGCCGTCGCCGCCCGATCATGCTGCACCGGGCAATCGTCGGATCAATGGAGCGTTTCCTCGGCATTCTGATCGAGCACCATGCCGGTGCAATGCCTGCCTGGCTGGCGCCGATGCAGGTCGTCGTGATGAATATCGCGGAAAGTCAGGCGGAATACGCACAATCTCTGGCCCAATCGTTGCAAAAACAAGGGGTTAGAGTAGAGGCTGATTTGCGCAACGAGAAGATTAGCTATAAAATACGCGAGCACACGCTGGAAAAGGTCCCGTATCTGCTGGTCGTCGGCGATAAGGAGCGTGATGCACAAACGGTAGCCGTGCGTGCCCGTGGCGGCGTCGATCTGGGCGTGATGTCCCTCGATGCCTTCAGCGAGCGTCTGCGCCAGGACGTGCAGACGTTCAAGTAGCCACCAGGCAGCGCGGCTCGTTTTTTTAATTTTTAGAGGAAACGTAACATCGCTACTGATAAGTCGTCGCATCGCATCAACGGTGAAATTACTGCACCCGAGGTGCGTCTGGTCGGAATCGACAACGAACCGCTCGGCATCGTAAAACTGGCTGATGCTTTCCGCCTGTCGGAACAGCAGGACGTGGATCTGGTTGAAATCGCGCCGCAAGCGGTTCCGCCCGTCTGCCGCCTGATGGACTACGGCAAGTTCAAGTACCAGGAAGCGAAGAAGCAGCACGAGGCCAAGCTCAAGCAGAAAGTCATCCAGGTCAAGGAAGTCAAATTCCGGCCGGGTACGGATGACGGTGACTACAACGTCAAGCTGCGCAATCTCGTCCGCTTCCTTGAAGATGGCGACAAGACGAAGATCACGTTGCGTTTCCGTGGCCGCGAAATGGCTCACCAGGAAATCGGCATGCGCATGCTCGAGCGTCTGCGCACCGATCTGGATGAAGTCGGTCAGGTCGAGCAGATGCCAAAGATGGAAGGCCGCCAGATGATCATGGTGCTGGCGCCGAAGAAAAAGAAGTAAGCAGACTTTCGCTGCGCATCGCATTGTGTGCAGCGAGTTTGTCGGAAAGTTTGAGTCGCACGTCGCCGAAGGCGGTGTGTGAAGGCAGGTTTCGGAATGCGCTCGCAGTTGTCGTACAGCGAGCGTTCTTCCTGAAAAGCAGCGGCCAGCAATTCAGGCCGTCTGCATACCAAGTGGAGTGGGTTTCAAAGGGCGGATGAGGGCTTTCTGGGCCAACCGCACACCCATGTCCATCAAATAATGGAGTAGTTGTCATGCCGAAGATGAAGACCAAGAAGAGCGCTGCAAAGCGCTTCGTGGTTCGTCCGGGCGGTACCGTCAAGCGCGGTCAAGCCTTCAAGCGCCACATTCTTACCAAGAAGACCACCAAGAACAAGCGTCACCTGCGCGGCGCCACGGCAGTTCATGATTCCGATCTGAACTCCGTACGCGCGATGCTGCCGTTCGCCTAACCCTTAACCGACACTCATAGGAGCGAAACATGCCTCGAGTCAAACGTGGGGTTACCGCACGGGCCCGCCACAAGAAGATCATTAATCTGGCCAAGGGTTACCGCGGCCGCCGCAATAACGTCTATCGCATCGCCAAGCAGGCGGTCATGCGCGCAGGCCAATACGCCTACCGCGATCGCCGCAACAAGAAGCGTGTGTTCCGCGCACTGTGGATCACGCGTATCAACGCGGCGGTGCGTCAGCACGACATGACGTACAGCGTGTTCATCAACGGCCTGAAGAAGGCGTCGATCGAACTCGACCGCAAGGTGCTGGCCGACATGGCTGTGTTCGACAAGGCTGCTTTTGCTGCGATCGTCCAGCAGGTGAAAGCCGCCGTTGCAGCCTGAGTGCGCTGTTAGCATCTAGTACTGCGTGGTTCGTTGCAGCGAACAGTCCGGTAGTCTCGGTGACGCTGCAACAAAAACGGGGCTCCTCACCGAGCCCCTTTTTTGTTGGTCGAGCCAGTTTTACTTCGATTGAATACTGACGTTGAAAAGATGGGATCAATGGATCTGGACCAGATTGTCGCCGACGCAAAAAGCGCCTTTGAACAAGCCTCCGACGTCACCACGCTCGAAAACGAGAAGGCACGCTTTCTCGGCAAGTCGGGCGCACTGACGGAACTGTTGAAGGGGCTCGGCAAGCTCGATCCCGAAACGCGCAAGACGGAAGGCGCGCGGATCAACATTGTGAAGCAGCAGGTCGAAGCTGCGTTGACGGCGCGCCGCCAGGCGCTTGCCGACGCGCTGCTGAACCAGCGCCTCGCCGCCGAAGCCATCGACGTCACCTTGCCCGGTCGCGGCACCGGTACAGGTAGTCTGCACCCCGTGATGCACACGTGGGAGCGGGTCGAACAGATCTTTCGCACGATTGGTTTCGACGTGGCCGACGGCCCCGAGATCGAAACCGACTGGTACAACTTCACGTCGCTGAACAGCCCGGAAAACCATCCGGCCCGTTCGATGCAAGACACGTTCTACGTCGACGGCAAGGACGCTGAAGGCCGTCCGCTGCTGCTGCGCACGCACACCAGCCCGATGCAGGTCCGCTACGCGCGCACCAACACGCCGCCTATCAAGGTGATCGTGCCTGGCCGCACGTACCGCGTGGACAGCGACGCGACGCACTCGCCGATGTTCAATCAGGTCGAAGGCCTGTGGATCGACGAGAACATCAGCTTCGCCGACCTGAAGGGCGTCTACACCGACTTCCTCAAAAAATTCTTCGAGCGCGACGATATTCTCGTGCGCTTCCGTCCGTCGTACTTCCCGTTCACCGAGCCTTCGGCCGAGATCGACATGATGTTCGAGCATGGCAAGAACGCCGGTAAGTGGCTCGAAATTTCGGGCTCGGGCCAGGTTCACCCGACGGTGATCCGCAACATGGGCCTCGACCCCGAGCGCTATATCGGTTTTGCGTTCGGCAGCGGCCTCGAGCGCCTGACGATGCTGCGCTACGGCGTTCAGGACCTGCGTCTGTTCTTTGAAAACGACCTGCGCTTCCTGCGCCAGTTCGCCTGAGGCGAGCCAAAGCGTAGAGCGCGAGCCAACAGGCTTTAAGCACGCGACGAGAGCGGCACGGCATTCGGCAATCTGACTGCCGCCGCAAACAGCGCCTCCGGTTGATGCCGACCTTGTCGACATACCGGCCGGATGCGGACACAACCTGTTTAGAACGTACAGAACCATGCAATTCCCGGAATCCTGGCTCAGAACCTTTGTCGATCCGCAACTGACGACGGCCGAGCTGTCGCACGCCCTGACGATGGCCGGTCTCGAAGTGGAGGACCTGCGTCCCGCTGCGCCGCCGACGTCGAAGATCGTGGTGGGCCGCGTGCTCGAAGTCGTCAAGCACCCGGACGCGGACAAGCTCAACGTCTGTCAGGTCGACGCCGGCACAGGCGCGACGTTGAACATCGTGTGCGGTGCGCCGAACGTGTCGCCTGGCATCAAGGTGCCCGTCGCGCTGGTCGGCGCGCAACTGCCGCCCGCCGAAGAGGGCGGTGCACCGTTCGCGATCAAGCTGTCGAAGCTGCGTGGCGTGCAAAGCGAAGGCATGCTGTGCTCGGCGCGTGAACTGAAGTTGTCCGAAGATCATAGCGGCCTGCTGATCCTGCCGGAAGATACGCCGATCGGCCAGGATATCCGCGAAACGCTGAACCTCGACGACACTGTGTTCGAAATCAAGCTGACGCCGAACAAGGCCGATTGCCTGTCGGTGTTCGGCGTCGCGCGCGAGACGGCCGCGATCACGGGCGCGCTGCTGCGTCCGCTCGATATCAAGCCCGTCGAAGTGAAGCTGAACGAAACGCTGCCCGTGAAGATCTCGGCGCCGGACCTGTGCGGCCGTTTTTCGGGCCGCGTGATCCGCGGCGTCAACGCGCGTGCCAAGTCGCCGGCGTGGATGGTCGAGCGGCTCGAACGTTCCGGTCAACGAAGCATTTCGGCTTTGGTCGACATCTCGAACTACGTGATGCTCGAACTCGGCCGTCCGTCGCACGTGTTCGATCTGGACAAGATTCACGGCGAGATGGACGTGCGCTGGGGCAAGCCCGGCGAGTCGCTCAAACTGCTGAACGGCAATACGGTCGAAGTGGACGAAACGGTCGGCGTGATCGCCGACGATCACCACATCGAAAGCCTCGCGGGCATCATGGGCGGCGACAGCACGGCCGTGACGCTCGACACGACCAACATCTATCTCGAAGCCGCATTCTGGTGGCCCGATAGCATTCGCGGCCGTTCGCGCCGTTATAACTTCTCGACGGACGCGGGCCATCGCTTCGAACGCGGCGTCGACTACTCGACGACTGTCGAGCATATCGAACGGATCACGCAACTGATTCTCGACATCTGCGGCGGCGAAGCGGGTCCCGTCGACGATCAGATCGTCAATGTGCCGAAGCGCGAGCCCGTCAAGATGCGCGTCGCGCGCGCGAACCGCATCATCGGCGTGGCGATCGGCGGCGATGAAATTGCGCAAATCTTCACGCGCCTCGGCCTGCCGTTCGAACGCGACGGCGACGATTTCCTCGTGACGCCGCCGCCGTATCGCTTCGATATCGAAATCGAAGAAGACCTGATTGAAGAAGTCGCGCGCATTTACGGCTTCGAGAAGATTCCGGCGAATCCGCCCGTAGCGCGCAGCGAGATGCGCCGCACGAACGAAACGCAGCGCTCCATTCACACGCTGCGTCACGCGCTGGCCGCACGCGATTACGCGGAAACGGTGAACTTCAGTTTCGTCGATGCCGAATGGGAGCAGGATTTCGCGGGCAACGACAAGCCCGTGAAGCTGCTCAATCCGATCGCGAGCCAGCTGTCGGTGATGCGTACAACGCTGTTCGGCAGCCTGATCAACGTGCTGCGCCACAACCTGAACCGTCGTGCGGAGCGCATTCGCGTGTTCGAAGCGGGACGCGTGTTCCTGCAGGACGCGTCGATCAAGGCGGGTGAACTGGCTGTGGAAGGCTTCGCGCAACCGAAGATGTTCGGCGCGCTCGCCTATGGCCCCGTCATCGAAGAGCAGTGGGGCGCGCAAACGCGTGCCGTCGACTTCTTCGACGTGAAGGGCGATCTCGAAGCGCTGCTGGCACCCGCCGTCGCGCGCTTCGTGAAGGCGGAACATCCGGCGCTGCATCCGGGACGTAGCGCGCGCATCGAACTCGATGGCCGCGCGATCGGCTGGATCGGCGAACTGCATCCGCGATGGATGCAGAAGTACGACCTGCCGCATGCGCCGATCCTGTTCGAAGTCGAAGCAGAAGCGCTGATGCAGCGCGCGCTGCCGAGCCCGACGGAAGTGTCGAAATTCCCGCCCGTGCGGCGTGATATCGCGATCGTCGTCGATCAGAAAATCGAAGTTCAGGCGCTCTTTGACGAGATGCAAAAGGCACTTTCGGACGAGGCTTGCAAGACCATTCAAAGGGTTGCGCTTTTCGATGAATTTCGTGCAAAATCAAATACTTCCGGCGGGCTGGCAGCGCACGAGAAAAGCCTTGCGTTCCGTGTAACCTTGCAAGATACTGGTGGCACCCTTCAGGATGAAACGGTCGATCTGGCCATTCAGACTCTGGTGGATCGTCTTGCTCGAGTATATGGCGCCCGGTTGCGCGGATAACTGATAACGGCTGTTCCGCAAGTTCCGTTCTGGTTGACGCGCCATTTGACAGATATGAATGAAATGAACTCGAGTGATTTCGAAGCCCTTCTTACGGCGCAGCGTAGCGCCATGATCCGCGATATCCCTACCTCAACCGCTAGCGCGTCGGGCGAAGCGCCGACGCTTACCAAGGCTGAGCTTGCCGAGCTGCTGTTCGACAATGTCGGGCTCAACAAGCGGGAAGCGAAGGACATGGTCGAAGCGTTCTTCGAGGTAATTCGCGACGCGTTGGAGAGTGGCGACAGCGTCAAGCTGTCCGGCTTCGGCAACTTCCAGTTGCGCGACAAGCCTCAGCGTCCGGGCAGAAATCCGAAAACGGGCGAGGCGATTCCTATCGCCGCGCGCCGCGTCGTGACGTTCCACGCAAGTCAAAAGCTGAAGGCGCTGGTCGAGAACGGCGCTGAAGAAAGCTTCGCGCGCTGATCGATTCGCGCGCCCGCGCAACCACTACGACGGTTATCCGACCGCTAACTGACGATGACAGCGACGATCGAAAAAGTCGTCTTGCCTCCGATTCCCGCGAAGCGCTACTTCACGATCGGTGAAGTCAGCGAACTATGCGGTGTGAAACCGCATGTGCTGCGGTACTGGGAGCAGGAGTTCACGCAGTTGCGGCCGGTGAAGCGCAGGGGCAATCGCCGGTACTACCAGCATCATGAAGTGCTGCTGATCCGGCGGATCCGCGAGTTGTTGTACGAGCAGGGCTTCACGATCAATGGCGCGCGCAACCGGCTCGATTCGCATGGCGCGGGTCAAGCGGCGGAAGTCGAAGGCGAAGTGGTCGAAGGTACGGTCACGCAAACGGCGGCGAACACGGCCACGGTCGATGTCGATCAGTTGCGCAAGGAGTTGCTGCAAGTGATCGACCTGCTCGGGCATTGAACGATTTGTTGTATCGAGATTTGATTGTTGCAGTTCTATTCGCGTGAAGGGTCTGTTATACTTTCATGCTTTCGGGGCGTAGCGCAGCCTGGTAGCGTACCTGCATGGGGTGCAGGTGGTCGGAGGTTCAAATCCTCTCGCCCCGACCAGAAAGACAAAAAGGACTTACGGTGTCATGCCGTAAGTCCTTTTTTCTTTGCGCGGCGGTTTGGTACCTGTCGCGGATGGACATCGAACTGCATCGTCATCCTGATTAATCGATGTCCAAGGGAATCAACGCCCTGGCCGAATGCAGCACCACGTCACTTCTGCGCGAGAAACGCGCCCAACGCTTGCCCGAGTTCCTCGTCGGTGACAGCGGGCGAAATGGTGAACGTAAAGATATCGCCCCATTGCAGCATCCACGCGGCCATCGGCGCGGTGCTGTTGGACTCGATGATCGCGCAGCCGCTCAATTCGCCGATCGAATGCCAGCGTCCAAGCATCGTGATGCCGTCAGGCGGCAGGGCGCCGCCCGTTTTCATGAAGCGCTCGACGGCCGATTGCTGTGCTGTTGGCAAACCGTTCCACTGAACAATGAACTTCATTGCGCACCTCCACTTCAGTCGCGGCGATGCCGGCCAGTGGCGAGCCGTCACCGTGACGGGCGCTGCGGATAGCGGCGCTCGGGAGCCTGCATCGCATGCAGATTCGTCCTACAGAATCCGCAACCCGATGCCGCCACCTCGGCGTTCCAAAGAATGATAGGCATCCCGCCTCGAACTTCCAGGCGCAAGCACGGGGTATTTGGGCGGTTTCTGTGTGCCTTACCGCATCCGATCCAGCAAGCGACTCGCGCTTTAAGTTTCTGTTAAGGCTGCGCTCATACATTGTTCGAGCGTTCGGACGATGCAGGAGGTGCTGCGAGGAGTCGTCCGACGCTTCGTGGTCCGCCGGGGGGCGAACCAGCCGAAGACCATCGTCGATGCGCATTCGACCGCCGCAAGGCGACAGATGGCGTGTGGCAAGCGGCCGATCAGCCTTCGCCCGAGGGCTGTGGGGGACGGCCATTCGAACCCGGTGCTCCACCGGGTTTTTCTTTTCCGGCGCGCGCCGGCCCATCACGCACGGGCACGAACCCTGCGCAGGATTGACTCGATTCCACGCTGAACCGTGCGGCCTCCGTCGCGTCACACACTGGTCATTTGGCTTATGCCGTTTGCCGCGCTATCGTCGTGCAATCGGCGTGCAAAACTGTATAAACATACAGTATAGTATTCACCTATCCGGCGCGGCGGCCTGCAGATATTTCGGCTACACGCGCTGCACGAACCTCGCCGACGAGCACGCATGGCCGCAAACGGCCGGCCATCATGCCCCGGCCAACTCATTCAGACGGACAGGCAAATTGTCATCTAACGGAACGATCCGAATTCGTGGCGCACGCCAGCACAACCTGAAGAACGTCGACCTTGACCTTCACACGGGTGAAATGACCGTCGTGACGGGGCCATCGGGCTCGGGTAAGTCGAGCCTCGTGTTCGACACGCTGTATGCCGAAGGGCAGCGGCGCTACGTCGAAACCTTCAGCGCGTATGCGCGGCAATTTCTCGACCGGATGGATCGGCCGCAGGTCGACCGTGTCGACGGTGTGCCACCCGCCATCGCCATCGACCAGACCAACCCGGTGCGCAGTTCCCGCTCCACGGTCGGCACGATGACCGAGCTGAACGACCATTTGAAGCTGCTATACGCACGCGCGGCGGAACTGTTCGACCGCAAGACCGCTCAGGCTGTCCGGCATGATTCGCCGGAGACGATCTACGCCGACCTCGACGCCCGCACGGCCACTGACGATCCGCGCATCGTCGTGACTTTTCCGGTCGAGCTACCCGAATCGACGAGCGAGGCAGAAGTCGAGCAATGGCTTTCAGCGAGCGGCTATACGCGTGTTCAGGCGCAGCGCGAAGTCGCGTCGCCCACGGGTATGCGCAAGGTACTCGACGTCGTGGCCGACCGCTTCCGTCTGCATCAGATCGAAAAAGCGCGGGTGGTCGAGGCGATCGAGGCGTCGCTCAAGCGTGGCGGCGGGCGCGTCAATGTCTACGTGCTGTCGCAGTCTCAAGAGGGCGAAGAAGCCGAGCCGCAGATCTGGCGCTTCTCCACCGGGTTGCACAACCCGGACAGCGATCTTCGCTACGCCGACCCACAGCCCGCATTGTTCTCGTTCAATTCTGCCTATGGCGCATGCGATACGTGCCGCGGCTTCGGACGGGTGATCGGCGTCGATCTCGGCCTCGTGATTCCCGACGAGCGCAAGACGCTGCGCGGCGGCGCAATCAAGCCGATGCAGACGCCCGCGTGGAAAGAGTGCCAGGACGACCTGATGCGCTACGCGGCGAAGGCCAACATTCGCCGCGACACACGCTGGTCCGAACTCACGGAAGCCGAGCGCGACTGGGTCATCAATGGCTCGCCGGACTGGGACGGCGAGTGGCAGAAACAGTGGTATGGCGTGAAGCGCTTCTTCGGCTATCTGGAGTCGAAAGCGTACAAGATGCATATCCGCGTGCTGCTCTCGAAGTACCGTAGCTACACACCGTGCGAGACGTGCGGCGGCGCGCGCCTGAAGACGGAATCGCTGCTGTGGCGACTCGGCTCGAAACAGAATGCGGACGGCGTGCTGGAGCCGTCGCAGCGTTTCATGCCGCGCGGGGTCGACTGGAACCGTGCGCAGCTCGAAGCGTTGGCGGGGCTGACGGTGCACGACCTGATGCTGCTGCCTATCGAGCGCATCCGGCGCTTCTTCGACGAGATCACATTGCCGAGCGCGCTGCTCGACGACGCACTCAAGCTGTTGCTCGCCGAAGTGCGCACGCGCCTCAAATATCTGTGTGACGTCGGCCTCGGCTACCTCACGCTCGATCGTCAGAGCCGCACGCTGTCGGGCGGCGAAGTGCAGCGGATCAACCTGACCACGGCACTTGGCACGTCGCTGACCAAGACGCTGTTCGTGCTCGACGAGCCAAGCATCGGCCTGCATCCGCGCGACCTGAACAGGATCGTGGAAGCAATGCATCGGCTGCGCGATGCGGGCAATACGCTTGTCGTCGTCGAACATGATCCTTCCGTGATGCTCGCCGCCGATCGTTTGATCGACATGGGACCGGGACCGGGCGAACGCGGCGGCACGATCATCTACGACGGCACGCCGGACAAGATCCGTTCGGCGGGAACGCTGACGGGCGAATATCTCGGCGGACGCAAGCATGTCGCGGACGCAGCGCACTGGGCACGTCGGCCCGTCGACACGAGTACGCCGCGCATCGTGCTGGAAGGCGCGCGCCAGCACAATCTGCGCGACGTGACGGTCGACATTCCTTTGCAGCGCCTCGTGTGCGTGACGGGCGTATCGGGGTCCGGCAAGTCCACGCTGATCCAGGACGTGCTGTATCCCGCGCTGGCGCGGCAGCTTGGCAAGGCGACGGAATCCCCGGGCGCGCACCGCAGTCTGACGGGGGGCGAGCAGATCAGCGACGCGATTTTTGTCGACCAGTCGCCGATCGGTAAAACCACGCGCTCGAATCCCGCGAGCTACGTCGGCGCCTTCGACGAAATCCGCAAGCTGTTTGCGAAGGCGCCGCTCGCGCTGCAACGCGGCTACGGCGCGGGCGTGTTCAGCTTCAATTCGGGCGACGGCCGCTGCCCGACCTGCGGCGGCTCCGGCTTCGAACATATCGAAATGCAGTTCCTGAGCGACGTCTATTTGCGTTGCCCGGACTGTGACGGCAGCCGTTATCGGCCAGAGGTGCTCGAGGTGAAGATCGAGCGCGCGGCTCGCGCGCTGAGCATCGCGGACGTGCTGGAACTGACCGTGCACGAGGCGGTCACGCTGTTCGCCGCGGATGGCGAAGTGCTGCGCGTGTTGCAGCCTATCGTCGACGTCGGTCTCGAATACGTGAAACTGGGGCAGCCGGTCCCCACGCTGTCGGGTGGCGAAGCGCAGCGTCTGAAGCTCGCGGGCTTCCTCGCGGAAACCGCTCAGGCGAAGACGGCACGCGGTGCGAAGCAGGCGCCGGCGGCACGCCTTTTCATGTTCGACGAGCCGACCACCGGTCTTCA
Proteins encoded in this window:
- the rplT gene encoding 50S ribosomal protein L20 produces the protein MPRVKRGVTARARHKKIINLAKGYRGRRNNVYRIAKQAVMRAGQYAYRDRRNKKRVFRALWITRINAAVRQHDMTYSVFINGLKKASIELDRKVLADMAVFDKAAFAAIVQQVKAAVAA
- the rpmI gene encoding 50S ribosomal protein L35; this translates as MPKMKTKKSAAKRFVVRPGGTVKRGQAFKRHILTKKTTKNKRHLRGATAVHDSDLNSVRAMLPFA
- a CDS encoding RelA/SpoT family protein, which translates into the protein MNTDTVTTAPNPTPSFDDALAFVREHAGDARLSSGESLADHAAGTAAIMRTLNVDPPAVLAAALFSLTPHLANPEQTIADNFGEEVAQLVGDVRKLLRLGTVSMRAAQNAMPEAGRDAQAARRAQVEALRKMLLAFAQDIRVVLIRLASRLQSLRYYAAAKITPTPDVPRETLDIYAPLANRLGIWQLKWELEDLAFRFEEPQTYKRIAKLLDEKRVERETYVSEAIAQLQQELAAAHIDAEVSGRPKHIYSIWRKMRGKELDFSELYDVRAFRVIVPDIKDCYTVLGIVHNLWQPVPREFDDYISRPKPNGYKSLHTVVIGDDGRAFEVQIRTQEMHQFAEYGVAAHWRYKEAGTRGYGGQFSASEKYDEKIAWLRQLLAWKDDVSEGKPGEKGAARPWEQLRQATLDDDHIYTLTPQARVIPLPQGATPLDFAYHLHSELGHRCRGARVDGAMVPLNTPLQNGQTVEIISVKEGGPSRDWLNPNLGYLQSNRARQKVRAWFNAVEVQENIATGRAMVEKTLQREGKTSVNLDQLAAKLGFKSTDDLFSVVGKEEFSLRLVEQALNDAPPAEPVVEAPEQFEKRSSGASVAHGASTGVLVVGVDALLTQLARCCRPAPPDDIAGFVTRGKGMSIHRSDCPTFLRMADRAPERVLQTAWSADVMSGRGKSVYPVDLSIEATDRQGLLRDISEVFAREKMNVVGVKTQSRRNAAFMQFTVEVSSAAQIQRACAMLGEVAGVVSATRK
- the infC gene encoding translation initiation factor IF-3, coding for MATDKSSHRINGEITAPEVRLVGIDNEPLGIVKLADAFRLSEQQDVDLVEIAPQAVPPVCRLMDYGKFKYQEAKKQHEAKLKQKVIQVKEVKFRPGTDDGDYNVKLRNLVRFLEDGDKTKITLRFRGREMAHQEIGMRMLERLRTDLDEVGQVEQMPKMEGRQMIMVLAPKKKK
- the thrS gene encoding threonine--tRNA ligase; its protein translation is MVSIRLPDGSVRQYEHPVTVAEVAASIGPGLAKAALGGKIDGELVDTSALIDRDVSLAIVTDKDADGLDIIRHSTAHLLAYAVKDLFPEAQVTIGPVIDNGFYYDFSYSRPFTPEDLEKIEKRMQELAKKDEPVSRRVVSRDEAVEYFKSIGEKYKAEIIESIPASDEIKLYSHGGFTDLCRGPHVPSTGKLKVFKLMKLAGAYWRGDSKNEQLQRIYGTAWTKKEDQDAYLHMLEEAEKRDHRKLGKQLDLFHMQDESPGMVFWHPRGWTLWQQVEQYMRRRVNDAGYLEIKTPMIMDRSLWEASGHWQNYRENMFTTESEKRDYAIKPMNCPGHVQVFNHGLRSYRDLPLRYAEFGSCHRNESSGALHGLMRVRGFVQDDAHIFCTEDQFISESIAFNTLAMSVYKDFGFDNVEIKLSLRPDARAGTDETWDRAEQGLRDALTACGVSWEELPGEGAFYGPKVEYHIKDALGRSWQCGTLQLDMVLPERLGAEYVAEDNSRRRPIMLHRAIVGSMERFLGILIEHHAGAMPAWLAPMQVVVMNIAESQAEYAQSLAQSLQKQGVRVEADLRNEKISYKIREHTLEKVPYLLVVGDKERDAQTVAVRARGGVDLGVMSLDAFSERLRQDVQTFK